The Parambassis ranga chromosome 1, fParRan2.1, whole genome shotgun sequence genome includes a region encoding these proteins:
- the LOC114443620 gene encoding protein Dok-7-like isoform X2, with product MLCFHRFNVGVEPGTKLESGPASLHLCNNLLVLTRGLPPVVIGHWKLSALRRYGAVPNGFVFEGGTRCGYWAGVFFLSCSEGEQISFLFDCIVRGITPSRAPHGLRPSLPDTVDPSADAASAEERMNQETLELEKRLSLLSQCSLASSTASTYSCSMSVAGDDHSSVSSSSSSQSDASYGSRLPFWVEPLARPHLSNETASRSSTPKALTSSDDRLYAAVMGGSGSRPSSAQLHPRGLHDSGRQSSLDSGIGIATGSQSSYSGSYSSGSLDMASQGGGEEFGSATSLLPAPPSTLPLTAPHTSSASPLQPILIPEHSSSRASSSCSCASRSISRSSRRHSEEYQIPSLLRFRYDTPRSLLQALTLREPPAREAQPELGRDNRSSGDGGGGGQGQDLSKSPRGLTASQHQAMMQRSFSWGSEMAPSVDGEGRSTSRETQCSHGLDNYITPEWWRSARNRGLNQTASPGRSQSAAAQALCVREEHSDREDAASKLAGPRRLSFLPPSSPPPLPVTLSMLRSTSACGMFQSPHETPPSASLDTRPHRESTVNYVNIPIRLQPAKTRELLYTELDLQDTRSAAGRRPPSTVRDEGSSRYAHLDMAAMETAQRVGAEHVRGREDRLTQLESRRRGPPK from the exons ATGTTATGCT tcCACAGGTTCAATGTCGGTGTCGAACCAGGTACCAAACTAGAAAGCGGCCCCGCCTCCCTCCACCTGTGCAACAACCTGCTGGTCCTTACCAGAGGCCTCCCTCCAGTCGTGATTGGCCACTGGAAGTTGTCAGCACTGCGGCGATATGGTGCTGTGCCCAATGGCTTCGTGTTTGAAGGCGGGACGCGCTGTGGATACT GGGCAGGCGTTTTCTTCTTGTCCTGTTCAGAAGGAGAGCAGATAAGTTTCCTTTTTGACTGCATCGTCAGGGGCATCACCCCCAGCAGGGCCCCGCATGGCCTACGACCCAGCCTACCAG ACACAGTGGACCCCAGTGCTGAtgcagcctcagcagaggaGCGAATGAACCAGGAGACGTTAGAGCTGGAGAAACGGCTCAGCCTGTTGTCTCAGTGCAGCCTCGCCAGCAGCACAG CCTCCACTTACAGCTGTAGCATGTCTGTTGCCGGGGACGACCACAGCAGcgtctccagctcctcctccagtcaATCTGACGCGAGTTATGGAAGCAGACTTCCGTTTTGGGTGGAGCCATTAGCTAGACCACATCTGTCCAATGAGACGGCGTCCAGGTCTTCCACGCCAAAGGCCTTAACCAGCTCAGATGACCGGCTCTATGCTGCTGTGATGGGAGGCTCCGGGAGCCGCCCGTCCTCTGCGCAGCTTCATCCTCGCGGCCTCCATGACAGTGGGCGTCAAAGCTCGTTAGACAGTGGAATTGGGATAGCGACAGGCAGTCAGTCTTCTTACTCAGGGAGCTATTCCTCAGGGAGTCTGGACATGGCCAGccagggaggaggggaggagttCGGCTCTGCGACcagcctgctgcctgctccacCTTCCACTCTACCTCTTACAGCTCCTCACACATCTTCTGCTTCTCCACTTCAGCCCATACTTATCCCCGAGCACAGCTCTTccagagcctcctcttcctgctcctgtgcCTCCAGATCCATATCTCGTTCATCTCGTAGACACAGTGAGGAGTACCAGATCCCCAGCCTGCTCAGATTCCGGTATGATACACCCAGAAGTCTGCTCCAGGCCCTGACCCTGAGAGAACCACCTGCACGGGAAGCCCAACCTGAGCTGGGCAGGGACAACCGGAGCAGTGGGGAcggaggtggtggtggtcagGGGCAAGACCTGAGTAAAAGCCCCAGAGGACTAACGGCATCCCAGCATCAGGCCATGATGCAACGCTCCTTCTCCTGGGGCAGTGAGATGGCGCCCTCTGTGGACGGTGAGGGGAGGTCCACGTCCAGAGAAACACAG TGCAGTCATGGTTTAGACAACTACATTACACCAGAGTGGTGGAGGTCAGCGAGGAACAGAGGCTTGAATCAG ACTGCGTCGCCAGGCCGGTCACAGTCAGCAGCTGCACAAG ctctctgtgtgagagaggaacACAGTGACCGTGAGGATGCTGCTTCTAAGCTGGCCGGTCCAAGAAGGTTGTCATTCCTGCcaccctcttctcctccacctcttcctgtcacactgagcatgctcagatcGACATCAGCTTGTG GGATGTTCCAGTCTCCCCATGAAACTCCTCCATCTGCATCCCTGGACACCAGGCCTCACAGGGAGAGCACCGTTAATTATGTCAACATCCCCATTCGCCTCCAACCAGCTAAAACCAGAGAGCTGCTCtacacagagctggacctgcagGACACCAGATCTGCTGCAGGCCGCAGACCCCCCAGCACAGTGAGAG ACGAGGGCTCTAGCAGGTACGCCCACCTCGACATGGCTGCCATGGAAACGGCTCAGAGAGTGGGGGCGGAGCATGTTCGGGGCAGGGAGGACAGACTGACTCAGCTGGAGAGCAGGCGGCGAGGGCCACCGAAGTGA